A single region of the Phycisphaerae bacterium RAS1 genome encodes:
- the sigD_1 gene encoding ECF RNA polymerase sigma factor SigD, whose translation MRLVCVKMPREESSLSPEELEALCQAAAGGNADALESLLAYYRPRLVSFLQRRVEPEWHGRIEADDVLQEAYIDVFSKLPQFQYGRPDSFYIWVSRIVDHKFIDHVRKLRSKKRDVRRETAFAAADSKHLSFLDRCFPDETTPSRVIRREEAAGALMACIAQLSADYREVVIRYHLNGEELEAIAADLGRTSEAVRRMASRAIEQLRGCMGRASAFLSRAS comes from the coding sequence ATGCGGCTAGTATGTGTGAAAATGCCACGCGAAGAATCGAGCCTTTCCCCCGAAGAACTTGAGGCGCTGTGCCAGGCGGCCGCCGGCGGCAACGCCGACGCGCTGGAGTCCCTGCTGGCCTACTACCGCCCGCGCCTGGTCAGCTTCCTGCAGCGCCGCGTCGAGCCGGAGTGGCACGGACGGATCGAAGCCGACGACGTGCTTCAGGAAGCCTACATCGACGTCTTCAGCAAGCTGCCCCAGTTTCAGTATGGCCGCCCCGACTCATTCTATATCTGGGTTTCGCGGATCGTGGACCACAAGTTCATCGATCACGTCCGGAAACTGCGATCGAAGAAACGCGACGTCCGCCGCGAGACGGCGTTCGCCGCGGCCGACTCCAAGCACCTGTCATTCCTGGACCGCTGCTTCCCCGATGAAACCACCCCCAGTCGCGTCATTCGCCGCGAGGAAGCGGCCGGCGCGCTGATGGCCTGCATCGCCCAGCTTTCGGCGGACTATCGCGAGGTCGTGATTCGCTATCACCTCAACGGCGAAGAGCTCGAAGCGATCGCCGCCGACCTGGGTCGCACGAGCGAAGCGGTGAGGCGGATGGCGTCGCGCGCCATCGAGCAGCTTCGCGGCTGCATGGGTCGCGCCTCGGCGTTTCTCAGCCGCGCGAGCTGA